One window of Mucilaginibacter inviolabilis genomic DNA carries:
- a CDS encoding SCO family protein translates to MNKIWFCVAMTIALSACKGKPKTLPIYGPHEPVERIVDGNKIIDTVYQTIPAFRFINQDSTFISNHNFDGKIYVADFFFTSCPSICPVMHRNLMKVYEKYKGNDQVMLLSHTIDYKYDVPHVLKKYAQKLGVDGSQWQFVRGTKDSVYTLAKQNYLVSVGEDGKAPGGYVHQGYLVLVDKEKRVRGAYDGTDSKQVDQLLNDMDILIAEEKK, encoded by the coding sequence ATGAATAAAATATGGTTTTGCGTCGCCATGACGATCGCCCTTTCCGCATGTAAAGGAAAGCCTAAAACGCTTCCAATTTATGGTCCACACGAACCGGTCGAACGTATAGTCGACGGTAATAAAATTATCGATACCGTATACCAGACCATTCCCGCGTTCAGGTTTATCAACCAGGACAGCACTTTTATTTCCAACCATAATTTCGATGGTAAGATCTATGTAGCTGATTTCTTTTTTACTTCTTGTCCTTCCATTTGCCCCGTAATGCACCGCAACCTGATGAAAGTATATGAAAAATATAAAGGAAACGACCAGGTCATGCTGCTTTCTCATACCATAGATTACAAATATGATGTTCCTCATGTCTTGAAAAAATATGCACAGAAATTAGGTGTTGATGGATCGCAATGGCAATTCGTGCGTGGTACCAAAGACAGCGTTTATACGCTTGCTAAGCAAAATTACCTTGTTTCTGTTGGCGAGGACGGCAAAGCACCCGGTGGTTATGTACACCAGGGTTATCTCGTGCTCGTAGACAAAGAAAAACGAGTAAGAGGTGCCTACGACGGAACTGATTCGAAACAGGTTGATCAACTATTGAACGATATGGACATTTTAATTGCAGAAGAAAAAAAGTAA
- a CDS encoding DUF3817 domain-containing protein codes for MDEIFGSPLKRLKISAYCVGVSFLLLVGVAIPLKLLLQQPSMLWFISPFHLSLTCWFMVNTVQVAEEFKWRFSETTFKILVSCFIPFGTFFVAKLMLNKSKLRCNDSGPIAKVHSNNS; via the coding sequence ATGGATGAGATTTTTGGATCACCCCTAAAACGATTGAAAATAAGCGCTTATTGCGTAGGCGTGTCGTTTTTACTCTTGGTTGGCGTCGCCATTCCGCTTAAATTATTACTGCAACAACCCAGTATGTTATGGTTTATTTCGCCGTTCCATCTCTCGCTGACCTGTTGGTTTATGGTCAATACCGTTCAGGTCGCTGAAGAATTCAAATGGCGTTTTAGCGAGACCACCTTTAAGATATTGGTCAGTTGTTTTATTCCCTTCGGGACCTTTTTCGTTGCCAAGCTAATGCTCAATAAAAGCAAACTTAGATGCAACGATAGTGGACCGATAGCAAAGGTCCACTCCAATAATAGTTAA